Proteins from a genomic interval of Arvicanthis niloticus isolate mArvNil1 chromosome 26, mArvNil1.pat.X, whole genome shotgun sequence:
- the Fxyd2 gene encoding sodium/potassium-transporting ATPase subunit gamma isoform X2: protein MDRWYLGGSAKMTEDPFEYDYETIRKGGLIFAGLAFVVGLLILLSKRFRCGGSKKHRQVNEDEL from the exons ATGGACAGGTGGTACCTGG GTGGCAGTGCCAAGATGACAGAGGACCCCTTCGAGTATG ACTATGAAACCATCCGCAAAGGAGGCCTGATCTTCGCGGGCCTGGCCTTTGTCGTGGggctcctcatcctcctca GCAAAAGATTCCGCTGTGGGGGCAGTAAGAAGCACAG GCAGGTCAATGAGGATGAACTGTGA
- the Fxyd2 gene encoding sodium/potassium-transporting ATPase subunit gamma isoform X1 → MAGEMTELSADNGGSAKMTEDPFEYDYETIRKGGLIFAGLAFVVGLLILLSKRFRCGGSKKHRQVNEDEL, encoded by the exons ATGGCTGGGGAAATGACAGAACTGTCAGCTGACAATG GTGGCAGTGCCAAGATGACAGAGGACCCCTTCGAGTATG ACTATGAAACCATCCGCAAAGGAGGCCTGATCTTCGCGGGCCTGGCCTTTGTCGTGGggctcctcatcctcctca GCAAAAGATTCCGCTGTGGGGGCAGTAAGAAGCACAG GCAGGTCAATGAGGATGAACTGTGA